From the Homo sapiens chromosome 1, GRCh38.p14 Primary Assembly genome, one window contains:
- the FMO1 gene encoding flavin-containing monooxygenase 1 isoform c (isoform c is encoded by transcript variant 4), whose protein sequence is MAKRVAIVGAGVSGLASIKCCLEEGLEPTCFERSDDLGGLWRFTTKVCSVTKCSDSAVSGQWEVVTMHEEKQESAIFDAVMVCTGFLTNPYLPLDSFPGINAFKGQYFHSRQYKHPDIFKDKRVLVIGMGNSGTDIAVEASHLAEKVFLSTTGGGWVISRIFDSGYPWDMVFMTRFQNMLRNSLPTPIVTWLMERKINNWLNHANYGLIPEDRTQLKEFVLNDELPGRIITGKVFIRPSIKEVKENSVIFNNTSKEEPIDIIVFATGYTFAFPFLDESVVKVEDGQASLYKYIFPAHLQKPTLAIIGLIKPLGSMIPTGETQARWAVRVLKGVNKLPPPSVMIEEINARKENKPSWFGLCYCKALQSDYITYIDELLTYINAKPNLFSMLLTDPHLALTVFFGPCSPYQFRLTGPGKWEGARNAIMTQWDRTFKVIKARVVQESPSPFESFLKVFSFLALLVAIFLIFL, encoded by the exons ACCAAAGTCTGCAGTGTAACAAAATGCTCAGATTCTGCTGTCTCTGGCCAATGGGAGGTGGTCACTATGCATGAAGAGAAGCAAGAGTCAGCCATCTTTGATGCTGTCATGGTCTGCACTGGCTTTCTTACTAATCCTTATTTGCCACTGGATTCCTTTCCAG gtATTAATGCCTTTAAAGGCCAGTACTTTCATAGCCGGCAATATAAGCATCCAGATATATTTAAGGACAAGAGAGTCCTTGTGATTGGAATGGGAAATTCTGGCACAGACATTGCTGTGGAGGCCAGCCACCTGGCGGAAAAG GTGTTCCTCAGCACCACCGGAGGGGGATGGGTGATCAGCCGAATCTTTGACTCGGGCTACCCATGGGACATGGTGTTCATGACACGCTTTCAGAACATGTTGAGAAATTCCCTCCCAACCCCAATTGTGACTTGGTTGATGGAGCGAAAGATAAACAACTGGCTCAATCATGCAAATTACGGCTTAATACCAGAAGACAG GACTCAGCTGAAAGAGTTTGTGCTAAATGATGAGCTCCCAGGACGCATCATCACTGGGAAAGTGTTCATCAGGCCAAGCATAAAAGAGGTAAAGGAAAACTCTGTCATATTTAACAATACTTCAAAGGAAGAGCCTATTGACATCATTGTCTTTGCCACTGGATACACATTTGCTTTCCCCTTCCTTGATGAGTCTGTAGTGAAAGTTGAAGATGGCCAGGCCTCACTGTACAAGTATATCTTCCCTGCACATCTGCAAAAGCCAACCCTGGCCATTATTGGCCTCATCAAACCCTTGGGCTCCATGATACCTACAGGAGAAACACAAGCTCGGTGGGCTGTTCGAGTCCTGAAAG GTGTAAATAAGTTACCACCACCAAGTGTCATGATAGAGGAAATTAatgcaaggaaagaaaacaagccCAGTTG GTTTGGCTTGTGCTACTGCAAGGCTTTACAATCAGATTATATCACATACATAGATGAACTCCTGACCTATATCAATGCAAAACCCAACCTGTTCTCTATGCTCCTAACGGATCCACATCTGGCTCTGACCGTCTTCTTTGGCCCATGCTCACCATACCAGTTCCGCTTGACTGGCCCAGGAAAATGGGAAGGAGCCAGAAATGCCATCATGACCCAGTGGGACCGAACATTCAAGGTCATCAAAGCTCGAGTTGTACAAGAGTCTCCATCTCCCTTTGAAAGTTTTCTTAAAGTCTTTAGCTTTCTGGCTTTGCTTGTGgctatttttctgattttcctatAA
- the FMO1 gene encoding flavin-containing monooxygenase 1 isoform X2, which translates to MIVRLPQPQGTTKVCSVTKCSDSAVSGQWEVVTMHEEKQESAIFDAVMVCTGFLTNPYLPLDSFPGINAFKGQYFHSRQYKHPDIFKDKRVLVIGMGNSGTDIAVEASHLAEKVFLSTTGGGWVISRIFDSGYPWDMVFMTRFQNMLRNSLPTPIVTWLMERKINNWLNHANYGLIPEDRTQLKEFVLNDELPGRIITGKVFIRPSIKEVKENSVIFNNTSKEEPIDIIVFATGYTFAFPFLDESVVKVEDGQASLYKYIFPAHLQKPTLAIIGLIKPLGSMIPTGETQARWAVRVLKGVNKLPPPSVMIEEINARKENKPSWFGLCYCKALQSDYITYIDELLTYINAKPNLFSMLLTDPHLALTVFFGPCSPYQFRLTGPGKWEGARNAIMTQWDRTFKVIKARVVQESPSPFESFLKVFSFLALLVAIFLIFL; encoded by the exons atgattgtgaggcttccccagccacaaggaact ACCAAAGTCTGCAGTGTAACAAAATGCTCAGATTCTGCTGTCTCTGGCCAATGGGAGGTGGTCACTATGCATGAAGAGAAGCAAGAGTCAGCCATCTTTGATGCTGTCATGGTCTGCACTGGCTTTCTTACTAATCCTTATTTGCCACTGGATTCCTTTCCAG gtATTAATGCCTTTAAAGGCCAGTACTTTCATAGCCGGCAATATAAGCATCCAGATATATTTAAGGACAAGAGAGTCCTTGTGATTGGAATGGGAAATTCTGGCACAGACATTGCTGTGGAGGCCAGCCACCTGGCGGAAAAG GTGTTCCTCAGCACCACCGGAGGGGGATGGGTGATCAGCCGAATCTTTGACTCGGGCTACCCATGGGACATGGTGTTCATGACACGCTTTCAGAACATGTTGAGAAATTCCCTCCCAACCCCAATTGTGACTTGGTTGATGGAGCGAAAGATAAACAACTGGCTCAATCATGCAAATTACGGCTTAATACCAGAAGACAG GACTCAGCTGAAAGAGTTTGTGCTAAATGATGAGCTCCCAGGACGCATCATCACTGGGAAAGTGTTCATCAGGCCAAGCATAAAAGAGGTAAAGGAAAACTCTGTCATATTTAACAATACTTCAAAGGAAGAGCCTATTGACATCATTGTCTTTGCCACTGGATACACATTTGCTTTCCCCTTCCTTGATGAGTCTGTAGTGAAAGTTGAAGATGGCCAGGCCTCACTGTACAAGTATATCTTCCCTGCACATCTGCAAAAGCCAACCCTGGCCATTATTGGCCTCATCAAACCCTTGGGCTCCATGATACCTACAGGAGAAACACAAGCTCGGTGGGCTGTTCGAGTCCTGAAAG GTGTAAATAAGTTACCACCACCAAGTGTCATGATAGAGGAAATTAatgcaaggaaagaaaacaagccCAGTTG GTTTGGCTTGTGCTACTGCAAGGCTTTACAATCAGATTATATCACATACATAGATGAACTCCTGACCTATATCAATGCAAAACCCAACCTGTTCTCTATGCTCCTAACGGATCCACATCTGGCTCTGACCGTCTTCTTTGGCCCATGCTCACCATACCAGTTCCGCTTGACTGGCCCAGGAAAATGGGAAGGAGCCAGAAATGCCATCATGACCCAGTGGGACCGAACATTCAAGGTCATCAAAGCTCGAGTTGTACAAGAGTCTCCATCTCCCTTTGAAAGTTTTCTTAAAGTCTTTAGCTTTCTGGCTTTGCTTGTGgctatttttctgattttcctatAA